In Ptiloglossa arizonensis isolate GNS036 chromosome 10, iyPtiAriz1_principal, whole genome shotgun sequence, the genomic window GTTTTCACGATCGTACAGACATTCGATATCGTTCCAAATTAATATGTGCACGCACGTACGTCGCTCTCTATGTCCGCCGAATGCATTTTCCGTTTAGTTGCATCGTTTGCTGTCGAACGATAAACGTATCGTACTCGGTGTGCGCGCGCACTGAATCGAGTTTGCCGTTCGATCGTAAAATACCAAAGAGGACCGAGTATTTTATCCGGACGGccgtaactcgagaaatcgaggcGAGAATACGACGTTCAGCTTGCATCGTGCTTATTCTGGCCCGTTGTCGAACCACGTTCGTGCGAAACGTGTTGCTGCTCGGTTAATTTTGCGTCGGTGTTCACTCGTTGCGACCAATTTAGAGTAGAACATTTTAGATCCTAAATACCTTTACTTTTTTTACTCGTAACAGCTTTGTGTATAGCTTGATTGTCCAGTCTCTACGACGATACACGGCTTTcgattgtgcatttttccttaaCCCGTCGTTGTACATCTTCCGCACGCTTCGATGTCCAAATTTCAATATTCTACCTACATatcatacgcaatatgtaaaCGTACTTGAACGATGTACCATATATttgattttattattcttttatttttattattgcttTCTTAATCgttgtttacttttttttcgcACGGTCATTGTGTATAGTTTTCATTGCGGTCACGCACGCCAAGCCTGAACGGATCACTCTGCAGCCCTTACAGCAGCCTCAGTCGCAAGGTATGCCACGTATCTCCTAGCACAAAACACTCTCTCAAGAAGCATATCGGCCCTTCGTATCCTCGAAGGTGCAAGCTCACCTGTTTCACGGTTCGAACGAGATTCTCGAGGTTTCCGAGCCACGCGGCTTGTTCCGTCGTCTCCGTGTTTCGATATTTCGGAAGACTCACCGATATCGAGCACTTCGCCGTGCTGCCGGTCGTCGATTCCTTTACGTCGATCGAGGAACGGTCGACGGAGAGAAAGACAGATTCGAGGTAACGGGCGCATCCCGTGTCTTACACTCTCGTCCTCTTGCGTCCTCGAAACGGGGAATCTGCGGAAAGGAATCGACGGCCAAGAGAGAAGGTGAACTCGAATTTACCGAAGAACCTCTGTCGACGCGGCgagacgaacgaaggaacgaacgaacgaacgacttaCCGATCCGATATCGTTGGCGCGTTCGACCCTCGAAAGCCTCGATCCGCGGTTGTCTCGCTTCGACCTTGCAACGACTTGGAGTTTCTTGAAGGAGTGTTGAGCGGCAAtgagtttttattttcctttgcTCGGTACATAGCTAACGTTAGCGGTACGACAGACGCTTACGACACACCGTAAAAGCCAGCACGAGTTTAGCAGCGATAATATGCGTTAATTGCCTCAGTATTACCCCGCACGAACTGGCAGTCCCGGACTGATATTGAGAGAGTACGGACGCGGTGCATCCGAGGATGTGTCTAGGATTTACACTTACTCGTACTTGACCGAAACGCCCAGCCAAGGATACCTGAGACGTCCGATACAGCCCTACGACAAACCTCCGACTAGCCCGCACTTTCACAGACCCAGCTGTAAGTGATCGCGTTCTTCGCTTCGTCGGAAGCGAGTGCACCACCGCGGGTACTCCTTTCGCGCGGAGCGGTTCAATCTCTACGGAATGGTTTACGAACAGGACGAGCCGCCTCTCTAAATTGTATCCTCGTTTTATTTTAGCCTCTCGTTCGATAAGGAGCAGCGGTGGTCGCAGCAGCCGATCCGGAATGCGAGCTCTGGTCGATGCTCTCAGCGAGCCCAGACCGAAGTCGCCGGCCAGTCAAGTAGATAATGACGAGCCAATAGAGCTGGCGCATTATCCCGACGCCATGAAACCACCTCCCGGAGCCAAGCCACCGATCGAAAGAGACGATTTCCCCGCCCCTCCTTATCCGTACACGGATCCCGAGAGACGCAGACGATGGTCCGACACGTACAAGGTACACTCGAAATCGATATGTTTACACGCGGGTTCGATGACGCCTCGTTGCGTTCCGTTTACCGTTCAGGGTGTACCGGCatcggacgacgaggacgaagtCGACAACAAGACCTACATAAAGGAGGTGGAGGAGAAACTGAAAAAGGAACAGGACGAGCTGAGCAAAATCGACACTGGAATAGCGAAGGTGTTCTTGCAAGATCGCGAAAAGGATCGGGAGAACTTGAGACACAAAGCCGCGAACGTCGATCCTAGAAACGCCTCGAGAACACCCTCGGCTGCCAGAGAACCGACCTATAGACTCCGATACGAGAGCCCGGTTGGCGCCTGTAAGTGTTTACCTTCCCTGTTAATTCTTCGCGCCGTCTACGTCCACGTCTACCTCTACGTCTACGTCCACCTTCTACGTTCGTACGTCGCAAACGTTTACTTTTCCCTGCAGCACCGTCGAGAAATATAGATCACGCCAGACCCTGGGAAGACGACGACGGTTTCAGTTACAGATCCAGCGGGCCaagttacaacggtaagtttcGCCGCCCTCTTCGAATCGTTAGCTGCCATTATTATCACGATCGTCTCATTAACATAAGTGATAATCATCTCATACATGTCCACACGTTCGCACATGACACTAACATACCACTCTACCGTTTAAAGTAACATCGGACGTTAGATTCCGAAGTGATAGCGGGGTGGGGAGCGAGAAACCGTTCCACTTTTACCATGAAAAAGTTTGCGCTATCGTGGAACGGGAACCGTTGCAACGTGCGAATGCGAATCACGCAGTGGGGGAAGGGTCCGTGCTCGATTAACGAACGATAACAAGCGCGTGACTCGAGCAGGAGGTTTCAGTTTTTAAGTGGCATAGCACCAAATACCGCACACTATGGCCGCCCATTAACGTAAACCAGGTGATGTATGTTCTGCTTCTGCATGTGGTCGGCATATATCCTCGATGTGCTTGCCTCTTCTTACGTCTCTCGATTAGCTTCGTCCGAGTACGGAACAGTATGCGACGAAACATCGTCTTTCGAAGTAGCGTGATCGATGCAAAATCCCAATTATTTTCACTCAACCACTACCATTCCATTCGTCGTCATTCGTTGATTACTCTAGACAACATTCTTGCTGCTCCTCTCGCATGGTACTTTGATTTCACTCTTCGCAACTGTCCATCGTACACGAACACACATTGCTCAAAAGTAAAGAAGAAGCGTCGTACATCATTCTCTCATATCGTTTGAATGTTTCATACGCAACAACGTTGGAAGATATATAATCGTAATCCGAATAGACCGTGGAGCGTTCATTTTCTACAGGTTGGAAATGGAAATTTGTCTCGATATCGATActcgattttcttttatttttatcgatactttATTTGCACCGTATATCCGTATTTCTTTTCGCTACGCGATACTTGCGTTTCTTCCCACAATGCCGCGTACACCTTTGTCTCGCTTATTCGGAATTATCCAACGGTACACGGATTCTACACACCTACGatagatacatacatacatacatacgtacatacgtacttgTATACACGAGACGCGCATATCTTCCAATGTTGGGTCATTTGAATCGATAAATAGAATATCGCTATCTACGTTAGCTCACACCGCTACCTGTATTATCGTGTCTCTATTTGTGTTTTTGTGTTTGTGTTGTGTTTGCGTGGGCGGCAGTTGGGAGGTCATCGGCACGCTCCCCGGCTCCCAGAAACTATCCACCCCTTGGTACTCAACGCGCCTTCACTCTTCCGAACGCCGCTAGGCACTATAATTCGGTGAGTTCGAGAACTTTCCAATTCACCTACCGTTGATCTCAAGTCAAACGATAAACTTTGTAATCGAGGCCGAAAGCGAGTTTCAACCTCCTGAAATTCGTCTTTCGTCGGCACAGACCAAGAAAGACTTCTCAAGAGCAGCCGCGTCGTataaaaacgatcgagaaaactaCGACCGAGGATGATTTGTTGTTGACTTGTCTTCACCGAAGGGCatgcttcgtttttttttttatttttacttttttttttttgttttattttattttaccacTAGCTTATGGTAAAACGTTTACTATACTTACACACAGGTGCTGGCTTTTTCGTACATAAAacatttatatacgtatatagttcttttttttttttttcgtttacacGCGCGTTACCCTTGCACACTCTCTATTTTACGAGGAACAAAACGCTTGTGCACTTTAAACGTCGAATGTGTTCCATCTTCTTGCCGCGGGGATGCGATTAACTATAGAATCTCGAGGGATCTATCGTCGCACAatgggaaaattgaaaaatttttgtttttatttgtcTTTGACGGTCTTCTTCTCCGACGCGTTCGTTCACCGTCCATGCCACGAGCCGAAGCTTCTTCCACGGTGTTGCCCTCGATGCTTCtcgaatagaaaatattgaattattcaaTGGTATATATCGAAGCGTTTAATTATCGCGAGCGTTCCAAGTTGGGCAGCATTCTTACGGCGGCGAACGCGTTAACGAGGAGAGGATAAAAGCGTCTTTGCAAGGTAAATAGCGTGGCGGTGATAGAATTTGGATAAAGTCTCTCGATGGTTCGATTCTGTACACGAGCGAGTCGAAATCACTCCACGCATACAGAGTTGTACGAAACGTAATGTTTTGTTGGCGAACGTTGGGCATTCGTATGGGAATGAACGATTCCACTTTCCCGTTGAAACTAATGAGTAATACTGTCGATTGACCATTTGAAACCAGTTGTGAGCTCCCTTCGGCACATCCCGAAGCCAGGGTACGGTCTGGCACCGCGAAGTCACACCTTCTCCTCGACCGGCGGTTCTGTATCTGCTCTCCCTGTAAGTCTTGCACAATCGCGTCACAATCGACGACCAATCTCTTGCACCTGTTGCTGAAATTTAATGCTCTAGAgacatattattattactattattattatcattattgttattattactactactactactactactactactactactactactactactcctactactactactactactactactactactactactactactactactactcctACTACAACTACTTTTACTACTactgccaccaccaccaccactactactactactactactactactactactactactactactactactactactactactactactactactactactactactactactactactactactactactactactactactactactactactactactactactactactactactactactactactactactactactactactactactactactactactactactactactactactactactactactactactactactactactactactactactactactactactactactactactactactactactactactactactactactactactactactactactactactactactactactactactactactactactactactactactactactactactactactactactactactactactactactactactactactactactactactactactactactactactactactactactactactactactactactactactactactactactactactactactactactactactactactactactactactactactactactactactactactactactactactactactactactactactactactactactactactactactactactactactactactactactactactactactactactactactactactactactactactactactactactactactactactactactactactactactactactactactactactactactactactactactactactactactactactactactactactactactactactactactactactactactactactactactactactactactactactactactactactactactactactactactactactactactactactactactactactactactactactactactactactactactactactactactactactactactactactactactactactactactactactactactactactactactactactactactactactactactactactactactactactactactactactactactactactactactactactactactactactactactactactactactactactactactactactactactactactactactactactactactactactactactactactactactactactactactactactactactactactactactactactactactactactactactactactactactactactactactactactactactactactactactactactactactactactactactactactactactactactactactactactactactactactactactactactactactactactactactactactactactactactactactactactactactactactactactactactactactactactactactactactactactactactactactactactactactactactactactactactactactactactactactactactactactactactactactactactactactactactactactactactactactactactactactactactactactactactactactactactactactactactactactactactactactactactactactactactactactactactactactactactactactactactactactactactactactactactactactactactactactactactactactactactactactactactactactactactactactactactactactactactactactactactactactactactactactactactactactactactactactactactactactactactactactactactactactactactactactactactactactactactactactactactactactactactactactactactactactactactactactactactactactactactactactactactactactactactactactactactactactactactactactactactactactactactactactactactactactactactactactactactactactactactactactactactactactactactactactactactactactactactactactactactactactactactactactactactactactactactactactactactactactactactactactactactactactactactactactactactactactactactactactactactactactactactactactactactactactactactactactactactactactactactactactactactactactactactactactactactactactactactactactactactactactactactactactactactactactactactactactactactactactactactactactactactactactactactactactactactactactactactactactactactactactactactactactactactactactactactactactactactactactactactactactactactactactactactactactactactactactactactactactactactactactactactactactactactactactactactactactactactactactactactactactactactactactactactactactactactactactactactactactactactactactactactactactactactactactactactactactactactactactactactactactactactactactactactactactactactactactactactactactactactactactactactactactactactactactactactactactactactactactactactactactactactactactactactactactactactactactactactactactactactactactactactactactactactactactactactactactactactactactactactactactactactactactactactactactactactactactactactactactactactactactactactactactactactactactactactactactactactactactactactactactactactactactactactactactactactactactactactactactactactactactactactactactactactactactactactactactactactactactactactactactactactactactactactactactactactactactactactactactactactactactactactactactactactactactactactactactactactactactactactactactactactactactactactactactactactactactactactactactactactactactactactactactactactactactactactactactactactactactactactactactactactactactactactactactactactactactactactactactactactactactactactactactactactactactactactactactactactactactactactactactactactactactactactactactactactactactactactactactactactactactactactactactactactactactactactactactactactactactactactactactactactactactactactactactactactactactactactactactactactactactactactactactactactactactactactactactactactactactactactactactactactactactactactactactactactactactactactactactactactactactactactactactactactactactactactactactactactactactactactact contains:
- the Unc-115a gene encoding actin binding LIM protein Uncoordinated 115a isoform X9; protein product: MKSKTSENFIASESNGVKRDQELKQKQPKKGKTFCQSCKKKCSGEVLRVQDKYFHIWCFKCAQCNSSLAQGGFFAREGSYYCTKDYRERWGTKCAGCGEYVEGDVVTAGEKHAFHPNCFHCQRCRQPLLGQGTKVSLVQGQALCHRCVGIPVREASMPVGYTAITREAGDGPSDPGACAGCGNQLREGQALVALDRQWHVWCFKCHSCDTVLHGEYMGKDGVPYCEKDYQKQFGVKCAYCNRYISGKVLQAGDNHHFHPTCARCTKCGDPFGDGEEMYLQGAAIWHPRCGPGPSGPNGIVNGHGEAHTPQHRESERISSSASEMQFSLRSRTPSLNGSLCSPYSSLSRKYYPARTGSPGLILREYGRGASEDVSRIYTYSYLTETPSQGYLRRPIQPYDKPPTSPHFHRPSSSRSIRSSGGRSSRSGMRALVDALSEPRPKSPASQVDNDEPIELAHYPDAMKPPPGAKPPIERDDFPAPPYPYTDPERRRRWSDTYKGVPASDDEDEVDNKTYIKEVEEKLKKEQDELSKIDTGIAKVFLQDREKDRENLRHKAANVDPRNASRTPSAAREPTYRLRYESPVGASPSRNIDHARPWEDDDGFSYRSSGPSYNVGRSSARSPAPRNYPPLGTQRAFTLPNAARHYNSL